The sequence TGGGCATTCGGCACATGGACAAGGCGCTGGCAATTGAACGCCAAACCTGGCGTATCCTTGGCGAGGATCTTCTGTTAGAAGGGTATTTGCGAGGGCTATCCCACCAGTCGTAGCCGTTGCCTAACGACAAATCTGACCTATCTAAACGCTCGTCTTCTACGGCTGGCTGTTAAGGATAGATGCGCACTAGCCGGGGAATGTCATAGGTCAGCTCACGGTGGCGCATTAAGGTATCAAGGAGCAAGCGCAGGTCTTCTTTACCCCGAAACGACTCGACTCGCTGACAGACCTCGCCCTGCTCAAACATTAGAAGGGTAGGTAAATTCGACAGGCGGTAGGTGGTAGCCAGCCGAAAATTTTCGTCCGCGTTGACGTCAACTAGGCGCACCTGGCCCTCCCATTCAGACTGAAAGCTCTGCAAAACTGGGGTAATGAGCTTACAGAGGCCACACCAGGGTGCCCAAAAATGAACCAGCACAGGCAGATCGGATTCTAGTACAACCGTCCTAAAAGTGGCTTCGCCAACAGACATTGACATCAAATGTGTAAAGGAATTTAAACATCGACCCAGGAAGTCTCGAAAGAGAATAGATGGGCTTAAGGGCAATATTTCGTGCTCAAAGCAAAAGCAAAGGTTGCAGTTGGGATCATTGTAGACCAGTTGAGAATGGAAGTTAATGGGCTCAATCAAGGATTGTGCCAAATCCCTAACACAGGTTTTTCGCTGACTAGAGCAGCGATCGACACTGGCCTGGGCATTCTCCTAAGTCAATCCCAGTGGCTGCTGCTGCTGAAGTAGAGCCAGGGCGTCGCTCGCAGGAAGGGGCTTGGCAAAGAAGTAGCCCTGGCCATAGTCACAACCCTCCTGGCGTAGCATGGCCATCTGGGTCTCGGTTTCGACGCCTTCGGCTACCACGTCCATGCCCAACTGTTGGCCCAGCGTCAGAATGGTATGAATGATGGCCCGGTCTTCGTCGCTTTTCTCTAAGCGACCCACAAATGATTGATCTACCTTGAGGGTATCCATCGGGAAGCGATGCAGATAGCTAAGTGATGAGTAGCCTGTGCCAAAGTCGTCGATGGCTAGTTTCAAGTTTAGAGATTTGAGCTTGAGCATTAGGTCAATGGCGGCATCAACGTCTCCCATCACCATGCTTTCAGTGATTTCTAAGCGTATACAGTGACTGTTAACTTGAGTTTCTTTTAGAGCGGCTTGAATCTGGTTGATTAAGTCAGCTTGCCCAAACTGTCGATTGGACAGGTTGATGCTCATGGTCAGGTGTCTATAGTGGGGAAATTGGTCATGCCACTCGCGCAATTGTTGGCAGGCTTCGCGAAAAATCCACTGCCCCAGGGCCATAATTAAGCCCGTTTCCTCCGCTGCTGGGATGAAGGCGCTAGGCAGCACAAACCCTCGCTCTTTTTGGTGCCACCGCACCAGGGACTCAAACCCGGCTAACTCTCCGGTTTTGAGATTAATAATCGGCTGGTAGTAGAGCAAAAACTCTTGGTTGTCTAGGGCGTTAATCAAGTCGCTTTCGAGCTGAAGTCGATTGACTGCTTCGGTCAGCATGCCAGCCGCAAAGACTTCAAACCGCGACTTACCCAGCGCTTTGGCTCGATACATAGCTGTGTGGGCATCCCGTAGTAGGTCGGCGGGCTTATGCTCTAACCCCGGCTGACTAATCGCTACTCCAATGCTCAAGGTACTAGGTAATTTTTGCCCGTGGAGGATAAGGGGTTCTGAGAGCGCGTATTGGAGATGATCCATCAAGTTTCCAGCTTCGGCGCTAGACATATGGGTAAGCAGCAGCGCAAATTCATCTCCTCCGACTCGGGCTACCTGGGCCTGGGGTGGACTATGCTGCACCAACCGCTGAGCCATCATCTGTAGAACTTCGTCTCCCATCTGGTGGCCCAGGCTTTCATTGATCACCTTAAAGCGATCGACGCCCATAAAGGCCACAATTACGGGTGGACCTATGGGGTGACGGCAGTACAGGGCCTGTTGAATGGTTCCGATAAAGGCCTCTCGGTTGGGTAGCCCAGTGAGAGAGTCGTGGGTTGTGCGGTAGAGGAGCTTGTAGGCCAGCACCACGGCCATGGCCGTGATGATGCCAGTGATGGGTTCTGCCAGGGGGATCCATACTAGCCCATTGACCCCTAACCAGCCCACGCTTAGCAGTCCGCCGATCAGCACCCCACCGGAGATCAATAGAAGGTTGGGATGTTTGATAGTCCAAGCCATGGTGCCAGCGGCTAGACACCAACCCCACAGCCAGAGAACTTCGCTCCAGGGAGGCAGAACCCTGTAGAGAGCCGGCTTGTCGCTGACTATATCTAGCAGCTGGCGAATCATCTGGCTGTGAATGACCACTCCAGGCATGGTCAACTCTTCGTTTTGGTTGAAGCTGAAGGGGGTATAGAAGCGGTCTTTGAGGCTAGCGGCGGTCGTGCCGATTAGCACAATATTGCCGGTCATCCACTCGGGGTCAAACTGTCCACTGAGTACTTCGCTAATGGAGAGGTGCCGGGCGGGCATTTGGGCCGTGTGGTAGCGCAATAAGATTTGATAGCCGCTGCTGTCAACGTTCTGGTAGCCACCGTCTTGAGCCGAGAGAACGGGAATGGCGCGATCGCCCAGGTACAGGTGGTTTGCTTCGGCTCGCAGGGCATTGGGGGGATAGCCAGCGTAGGCCATCACCACGCGTAGCGCAAAGGAAAAGTAGCCGCCGTCGGGGCTGCGAACAAACATTAAATTACGGCGAATCACCCCGTCGGAATCGGTGGGGAAATCGTTAAACCCGACGCGGTTTGGTTCTACGGTGGGTGGTGCGGGGACCTGACCTTGGGAACTGCCAACGTTCATGATGGCGATCAGGTTTGGGGCAGCCAGCGCTGTAATTAAATCGTCAGAGCCTGGCGGGCGTGGGGTGCTGCGATAGAGGTCTAAGCCCACTACCTGAGGCTGGTGACGTTGAATCTGGTCAATCACCTGGGCTAGCATCTGGTCGCTGAGGGGCCAACCATGCTGGCGAATATCGGACTCGGTAATGCCCACAATGGTCATGCGGGGGTCTGGATCCTCGCTCGGGCGCGATCGCACCAGGTGATCAAATAAAAATAGTTCTGCTGGTTCAAGCAGGTTTAAAGCCTTCAGGCCGATTACTAGGGTGCTAGCTACTAGGCTGGCGAGTAGCACAATTTTGCTACCGGTATTGAGAGGTGTCATACCCCACCATTGGCTTATTTGAGGTGCCACCCGACGTTGCAATCGGGTATTTATAGCTTTAATTGCCGCTTTCACAGGTGTTCGGTCGTTGACAACAAAAACTAGACGACGAAGCAAATTTTATATAGAACACCCGGTATTCTTCCCCCGGAGCTCTACCAGGGTGAAGCGCTGCTGCTCAGCATGCCCAAATAGTGGTCACGAACTCGCTCTCAGCTAGTCTGAGTTACTCCAGTGACTTTAGTCTTGACATCTCCCATCATAGTGGTAACCCCCCAAGGCCTGACTTTGACGGGGGTAGTTTGATCTAGAGGAGGCCTCACTATAAATGGCAATAGCGGCAGGCTCCGGTCGGAATCTGCCGCTATTGCGTTACACAAATTAGCATTACTCTAGTTTGTATTAAATGATGCGGTTTTTGTGCTTTCAATCGAAAAGAGCTATTTTAATTCATTGCCTGAATCGGGCTGACCCAATGAGTTCCCCCTCCCTGTCGACGGCCCGGAAACTCGTCTCGACTATTGGCGCTGGCAACTGACCCTAAGCTAAAGGCTTGAAACAAAACCATTATGGCCAGTGACAATGTGCCTAGCGTCAGAAGCGAATACTTTGAACGAAAGTTTTGTCCTAACGGAGTTTTCATAATGATTTTCGTGGTGGCCTCAGGGCTCAACAATTGAGCCTGAGGGTAGACGATCCCTAAACAACAGTAACGACCCCGATGTCTGCGATCGCGGCTGGAGATGCAGACCGTGACTCAAATAGCGAAGCCTAATTCATTAAGGCCGAAGTTGACAGTAGCCATCGACAGGGGACCCACGGAATTTAGGGGTCCGAATTCTCACCTAGTTCTCTACCCCATCCGGATAAAAGCTATGAAGCTTATATAAATATTGGTGAGACTTCTAAACTTAAGATGAGATTCAAGACAATTTGCGTTCCGGTTGATCAATCCTCCAGTCAAAACTCAAGATTCATCATCCGTAAATCTACGGTTTCTCATAATCTGGTGCTTGATGGCGGGAAGGTTTAGCCCAGCTGCTGTCCAGCTAGTCCGATGAGCAACCCAAGCACAGCCCCGATGGTAGTGTTGAGGCCATTAACCATCTCGTTGGTGAGCCAGGCCAAGCGCGTTTGGAGCGTTGCCCCAATCAGGCTTTCCAGGGTCGTGGCAATCAGGGCTGCGATTAAGCAAATGGCGATTCCCCCTGGGCTAATTAGCCCTACCCCCCACCCCACTAGGGCTATGACTGCTGATCCCACTACCCCGGCCAGGGTGCCCTCTAGGCTGACAGCTCCTTCGGTGCCCGCTGGCACTGGCTTCAGGGTAGTGATGAGGAAGGTGCGCTGGCCATAGGCTTTGCCGACTTCGCTGGCGGTGGTGTCGGAGAGCTTGGTGCTCAGGCTGCTGACGTAGGCGAGCGCCAGCAGGGGAATCCACAGATTGGCTTGAGCTGTGGTGTTGAGGACACTAAACAGGGCGATCGCACTGGCACAGACGGCGGCAGCTAGTGCTGAACCCCAAACGTTTTCTGGCCCTCTGGCCCCAGAACGACCTTCGGCGATGCCAGCTGCTTCTTTTTGAGCCTTGCCCAGACGGGTGACCGCCGATCCGGCCAGAAAATAGGCCATCATCACGGTGTAGCCCCGCCAGCCTAGACAGCCCCAGATCAGTACCCCTAGGCCCCAGGCGTGGATATAGCCCGCTGGGGTGAGCAGTTTTTTGGGCAACTGCCAGGCGATCGCCAGGAGAGCCGTATTGATCATTGCCCCCAAGAGCCATGCCATTGCTTGGGGGGCCGCTAGTACCACCGCTAAAACCATAGATTGCCCTCCTGGGTGACCTTCAGCCTAAACATCAAATGCTTTGTGCAGGTGCAAGCAGTTGCCTTGAACCGGATCCGGCTCGTAGGTCAACCGGTCTGCTACCAGGTACATGATCTTGAGCCCTCGACCACCCTCCGAGTCGGGGTTGTTAACGGTAATTTTTTGCCGCAGTACCAAGGCCAGATCAAAGCCAGGACCGCAATCCCAGATGCGAATATCAATGGCGCGATCGCTCACCGAGACTTCTAGCTGAATTGGGGTTGTGGGCGGTAGGCCAGCGTGGGCATGGCGTACCGCGTTGGTGAACCCTTCAATGAGTGCGAGCTGACACTGGAGCCAAATATTGTGGGGAATAGGGGTAGCCTGGAACTGATCAAACCAGGTCAGTACCGACTTGAGCGCCGTAGGATCGGTTAGGGTCTCAATCTGGCTGGTGTGCTGGTAGGTCAAAGCAGACAACGGCTAAATAGCTCACCCTCGCATCATAAGGCCCAAGCCTACCTTAGCAAGAGTTACAGATACAAGAGCTTTACATCCTTACAGGGTAAGGCTATATCTTCACAAGTTATCGTTGCATGGGTACTTTACGGTTTGTCAGTCCTAATGTCTAAGGCATCGAGCCAGCTTAGCAAACTGCGCCTGAGGCGGGTCAAGTCTCGGTAAAATTCTTGCTGCATAAACTGCCCTAGGGCATCAAGGGGGCTAAACGATGTGCCGGGCTGCCAACCAAGGTCTTGGGCAATGGGCGTGGTATGGGATCCTGGCAAAATTTGCACTGTGGTCAGCTGTGGAAACCGCTGCACCAGCACCTCCGACAGGGGGCGTGTCTGATCAATGGTGTCGTTGCGAAATTTGATCAGCAGGTTGCGAGCTACAGGATAGCGATCGCGCACCAAAGTCAAAGTTGATTCAGGGTCAGGGGTAAACTCCACATTAAACGCCGGATTAAACTGCACCACCTGTTCTAAAAATGGAATCGACCGGCGAGCGGGATAGTTATTGAAGCTTAGATAAATGTTGCCCGCGCGTTCCACCTCCCAAAGGCTGTTGATCAGCAAATGCACCTTGCAGCCCATGCTGTGCCCTAGGCCGTATAGGGGTAACGGCGGGCGATGAACCAGCACTCGCTTATCCAGGTATCGCATCGCCTGATCAAAGGTAATTAACACCTCTTGAGCAATGGCCGTATGGTCAAAGGTATTGATAAAGGGTGTCGCCACCACTAAATAGCCCTGCTTAGCTAAATTTTCCAGCAGCCACTGGTAGGTCACGCTGGGGGCAGCTGCCACAAAGGCACCGCCTAAAAAGTGCACGATCGCGGTGGGGTTGGGAGGAACTAAGATCCAGTTGCCAGAAACCTCTTGCCAGTTCATAGTGGCCTGCGGGCATGTCCTATCGATGGAAACCTGCGGATAGTCTTCTAATACTGTAATCAGTTTGTACCCAAGGCGAAGTCTAACCTAGCGTAGCGATCGCCGTTCCACGGCCAGTTTCGCGACTAGCGCGGGACAATACACCGTCTCAAGGGCGTCTCTTGCCCTTGCCTTTGGCTTTGCTAGAGCAGTAAGCTCATTGGGCTGAGTGGGAGAGATGTCATGGATCATGGGGCTGCGATCGCCGAACATACCGTATCGGTCAACGGGTTGACCTGGTTCTACCGTGAGCTGCAACCCATTGGCGATACGCCTCGGCTGCCGGTGCTGCTGCTTCACGGCCTGGTGTCCCAAAGCTATAGCTGGCGACAGGTGATGCCAACCCTGGCCCAGCAGGGGTTTCGTGCGATCGCCCCCGACTGGATTGGCCACGGCTTTTCCGACAAACCTGACCGCCGCGACTTTCCCTACACCCCCGCTGCCCTCGTAACTGCCCTCGGTGAGTTTATTGATGCCCTAGCGCTACCGCAGGTACACCTGGTTGCCCAGGGGTTTCTGGGCTCGGTCGGCATTCAATATGCTCTCCAGCACCCCGATCGAGTCGATCGCCTCGTGATCATCAATGCCCCCATCGGCCCTGGGGCCAAGCTGCCCTGGAAAATTCGCCAGATGGGCTTGCCTCTAGCCGGAGACATGATTACCCAAGACCCGTTGCTGGTCGATCGCACCCTAGAAGGGGGTGGTCCTTACCAGGTTGCTGATGCTGATTTAGATGTCTACCGTCGTCCCTTTCTCAAAAGTTCCGACGTAGGTCGAGCCTTAATGACCACCGTGCGCCGCTTATCTATAGAAGAAACGAGTCAGGCGATCGCGGCTGCCCTGCCCCTGTGGGATCATCCCACTCTGCTTCTATGGGGCCAAAGTGACCCCTGGTTGCCAGTGAACCTAGCCGAGGCCGCAGTACAGGCGCTACCCAATGGTGAACTACAAACCCTTGAAGAAGTAGGCCATTACGCTCAAGAAGACTGGGCCGAGAAAGTAGCAACCGCCCTCGATCGTTTTTTACGCCAGATGGTGGTGTAGCTCGTTTAGAACTGCCATGTCGTACTGGGTAAGTACTAAAAACTTGTTCCTCAAGGCGTA is a genomic window of Nodosilinea sp. E11 containing:
- a CDS encoding putative bifunctional diguanylate cyclase/phosphodiesterase — protein: MTPLNTGSKIVLLASLVASTLVIGLKALNLLEPAELFLFDHLVRSRPSEDPDPRMTIVGITESDIRQHGWPLSDQMLAQVIDQIQRHQPQVVGLDLYRSTPRPPGSDDLITALAAPNLIAIMNVGSSQGQVPAPPTVEPNRVGFNDFPTDSDGVIRRNLMFVRSPDGGYFSFALRVVMAYAGYPPNALRAEANHLYLGDRAIPVLSAQDGGYQNVDSSGYQILLRYHTAQMPARHLSISEVLSGQFDPEWMTGNIVLIGTTAASLKDRFYTPFSFNQNEELTMPGVVIHSQMIRQLLDIVSDKPALYRVLPPWSEVLWLWGWCLAAGTMAWTIKHPNLLLISGGVLIGGLLSVGWLGVNGLVWIPLAEPITGIITAMAVVLAYKLLYRTTHDSLTGLPNREAFIGTIQQALYCRHPIGPPVIVAFMGVDRFKVINESLGHQMGDEVLQMMAQRLVQHSPPQAQVARVGGDEFALLLTHMSSAEAGNLMDHLQYALSEPLILHGQKLPSTLSIGVAISQPGLEHKPADLLRDAHTAMYRAKALGKSRFEVFAAGMLTEAVNRLQLESDLINALDNQEFLLYYQPIINLKTGELAGFESLVRWHQKERGFVLPSAFIPAAEETGLIMALGQWIFREACQQLREWHDQFPHYRHLTMSINLSNRQFGQADLINQIQAALKETQVNSHCIRLEITESMVMGDVDAAIDLMLKLKSLNLKLAIDDFGTGYSSLSYLHRFPMDTLKVDQSFVGRLEKSDEDRAIIHTILTLGQQLGMDVVAEGVETETQMAMLRQEGCDYGQGYFFAKPLPASDALALLQQQQPLGLT
- a CDS encoding alpha/beta fold hydrolase, whose product is MDHGAAIAEHTVSVNGLTWFYRELQPIGDTPRLPVLLLHGLVSQSYSWRQVMPTLAQQGFRAIAPDWIGHGFSDKPDRRDFPYTPAALVTALGEFIDALALPQVHLVAQGFLGSVGIQYALQHPDRVDRLVIINAPIGPGAKLPWKIRQMGLPLAGDMITQDPLLVDRTLEGGGPYQVADADLDVYRRPFLKSSDVGRALMTTVRRLSIEETSQAIAAALPLWDHPTLLLWGQSDPWLPVNLAEAAVQALPNGELQTLEEVGHYAQEDWAEKVATALDRFLRQMVV
- a CDS encoding thioredoxin family protein, with amino-acid sequence MSMSVGEATFRTVVLESDLPVLVHFWAPWCGLCKLITPVLQSFQSEWEGQVRLVDVNADENFRLATTYRLSNLPTLLMFEQGEVCQRVESFRGKEDLRLLLDTLMRHRELTYDIPRLVRIYP
- a CDS encoding ATP-binding protein, whose protein sequence is MTYQHTSQIETLTDPTALKSVLTWFDQFQATPIPHNIWLQCQLALIEGFTNAVRHAHAGLPPTTPIQLEVSVSDRAIDIRIWDCGPGFDLALVLRQKITVNNPDSEGGRGLKIMYLVADRLTYEPDPVQGNCLHLHKAFDV
- a CDS encoding TIGR00297 family protein, with product MAWLLGAMINTALLAIAWQLPKKLLTPAGYIHAWGLGVLIWGCLGWRGYTVMMAYFLAGSAVTRLGKAQKEAAGIAEGRSGARGPENVWGSALAAAVCASAIALFSVLNTTAQANLWIPLLALAYVSSLSTKLSDTTASEVGKAYGQRTFLITTLKPVPAGTEGAVSLEGTLAGVVGSAVIALVGWGVGLISPGGIAICLIAALIATTLESLIGATLQTRLAWLTNEMVNGLNTTIGAVLGLLIGLAGQQLG
- a CDS encoding DUF1350 family protein, yielding MNWQEVSGNWILVPPNPTAIVHFLGGAFVAAAPSVTYQWLLENLAKQGYLVVATPFINTFDHTAIAQEVLITFDQAMRYLDKRVLVHRPPLPLYGLGHSMGCKVHLLINSLWEVERAGNIYLSFNNYPARRSIPFLEQVVQFNPAFNVEFTPDPESTLTLVRDRYPVARNLLIKFRNDTIDQTRPLSEVLVQRFPQLTTVQILPGSHTTPIAQDLGWQPGTSFSPLDALGQFMQQEFYRDLTRLRRSLLSWLDALDIRTDKP